From the Acidobacteriota bacterium genome, the window GCCACGGCGAGCTGACGAGCTGGCTCGCGCTCCACGGCGCGAAGGTGACGACGCGCGACATCTCGCCGCGCATGGTCGAGATCGCCCGCCGCGTCGCCCGCCGGCTCGGGGTCGAAACGAGCATCACCTTCGATGAAGGCCCGGGGGAAACCCTTCCATACTCCGACGCCGCGTTCGACGTCGTCTTCGGGCACGACGTCCTCCACCACATGGACCTCCCCCGCGCGTCCTCCGAGATCCGGCGCGTCCTCGCCCCCGGCGGCCGCGCCGTCTTCGCGGAGCCCCTCGGCCACAACCCGGTGCTCAACCACTACCGCGACGCGAGCCCCGAGACGCGCACCCCCGACGAAAAGCCGCTCCTCTTCGCCGACTTCGACGTGCTGCGGGCGGGCTTCGCGTCGTTTCGCCACACGGAGTTCCACCTCCTCACGATGGCGCTGTACCTGTGGTTCCGCTGGGGAGAGGGGCTCGACCCGAACAAGGTCCGGTACTGGAAGAGGCTGATCGAGGAGGCCGATCGCTACCGCCGGCCGTTCGCGGTCCTGAACGCACTCGACCGCGCGCTCCTCGGGATCTTTCCGCCGTCGAGGCGCTGGTGCCGCATGACCGTGATCGAGCTGGGGAAGTAGGGGCGCGGGCGGCCGCAGGGGGCGTCATCTTTCGACGCCGTCGCGGAGGGCCGCCCCGTGGAGGTTGGGGGTGCGGCCGTCCCAGCACAGGGCGGCCCACCGCGCGGGGCTTCCGGGGGCGCCCGCCGGCAGGGTGGCGGGCGCCCCGGAGACTTCGTCGAGCTCGTCAGCCGCGGACGGAGACGATCACTTCCTTGCCGCGGAACATCTCGGGATCGAGGATCTCGACCTTCGCGCTCGAGCCGTCCTCGGACGTCTCGATCTTGAAGTCGCGACCTTCCTGGTAGATCGCGGGGAGGACGCGCACCCCCTTGATCGACTCGAGGCCGTAAGGCTGCGGCGTCAGGTTGATCGTCGTCGACTTCCGGAGGTCGAGCGCCTCTGAGAACCGGATCCCCTTCATGTCCTTCACGTGCTTGAAGACCGTCGTCAGGTTGCCGCTGTCCTTGAGCTTCTGCTCGCTGTCGGAGTGGTAGAAGAGCGAGTTCTGCCGGAAGGCGAGGTCGGCGTCGAGCCCGGCGACTTTCGTCTCGAGGTTGGTGTTGTCCTGCTTCAGCCCGGTCACCTCGGCCTCGAGCTGGCCGCGGCGGTCGGTGAGCGTCGCGATGTCGGTGCTCAGCCCCGAGATGTCGGACTCGAGCCTGGACTTGGTCTCCTCGAGGGCGGCCTTCTGGGCGAGGGCGGCGTCGCGCTCGGAGAGGATCTGGCGCTTGACGGCGCGGCGCACGACGAGCGGCGTCTGCCCGGCCTCACCCTGCGTCACGTACGTCCGGAAGGTGTCGTGCTCCTGGTCGTAGAAGAACCACACTTTGTTGCCGGGGAGGAGCTCGTCGGTCTGATCGATCGAGGCGAGAATCGTCTTCGCCTTCGCCTTGTCGAGCTTCGCCTCGCCGACGAGGTAGTCCATCGCGAGATCGTGGTGGCTGTCCCCCTTCTTCGCGATCACGAACTTGTCGGGGAGCGTCTGCTCGAGGTGAAGGACCTTCTCCTGGAGGCTGCGGATCGTCTCGCGGTCCTTGATGATCCCCTCGAGGAGCGCCTTGTACGAGACGTCCTTCTCCTCGCTCACGAGCTGGTTGAGGACGTCCTTCTGCTCGGAGTTCAGGTTGTCGTTGAAGATCTCGCCGAACTGGATCTGGCGCTCGCCGGGCTTGCGCGTCGCGTTGAACGAGTCGATCCGCTTCATCATCACGTCGGTCGTCTCGTCGATGCGCCCCTTGTCGGTCCGAAGCTGCGCGAGGAGCTCGTCGGGGCTCGAGGGAGCGGGGCCGGACAGACCCTTCTGGAGCGCATCACCGCTGCACGCGACGCTGCCGAAGACGACGAGGCCGGCGAGCACCGTCGCGGCCGCGAAGACGCCGAAGACGACGGCGCCGGTTCCGAAACTTCCCTTCCTGGTTCCTGGAGCGTTCATCTGTGGGCCAACCTCCTGGGGTGGGCGTGTGGGCGCCCGATCTCGTGGGCTTTCGGAGGGGGGCCAAGCACGAACTGTGCCCATGGGTGGACCGCGGGCGCGGCCGGGTGGCGCCATGGGGTATCCGCCTGTGGAGGCGGGCGCGGCGAGGGGGATCGCCCCTCGGGCGACTCGGAGAGCCCGCGGGAGGCGACCTGCCGTGCGAGTCCTACCGTCCATCTCCCCCGGAATTCCTCCGGCATTCCGTCCGGAGATCCCCGACGGGCGGAGAGATCAGGGGGCCTCGGATTCGGAGGTGGAGGCGGCGCCCGGGCCGTAGATCTCGTCGAGGTAGGCACAGATGTCCTCGGACTCCGTCACGACCATGTTGTGCTCCGGGTCGGCGAGGACCGGGACGAGCTTCTGGCCGGAGATCGCCTCGACCCTCTCGCGCTCGCTCCGGTCCGACGAAACGGTCCGCGAGATCCAGTCGAGGCCGAGATCGTCGAGCTTGCGCCGCACCCTCGCGCAGTGGGGGCACGATTCGAACTGGTAGAGCTCGATCATCTCAGGCGCTCCTCAGCTTCGCGAAGGCCTCGCCTGCTGCGGCGATCGTGGCCTCGACGTCGGTGTCGGTGTGCGCGAGCGAAACGAAAAAGGCCTCGAACTGGGCGGGAGGGAAGTAGACGCCGCGATCGAGCATCGCGTGGAAGAAGGCCGCGTAGCGGCGGGTGTCGGACCGCACCGCCGTCGCGTGGTCGGTGACGGGGCCGTCGGTGAAGAAGACCGTCATCATCGATCCGACCCTGTTGATCGTGACGGGGACTCCGGCGTTGCGGGCCGCTTCGGCCAGCCCTCCCTCGAGCGCGGCCGAGATCGTCTCGAGCCGGGCGTACGTCCCGGGCTCGCGGAGCGCCTCGAGCGTCTCGATCCCCGCCCTCATCGCGAGCGGGTTCCCCGACAGCGTCCCCGCCTGGTAGACGTCCCCCTCGGGGGCGATCCGCGCCATGAGATCGGCCCGGCCGCCGTAGGCGCCGACCGGGAGGCCGCCGCCGATGATCTTCCCGAGCGTCGTGAGGTCCGACGCGACGCCGAAGCGCTCCTGCGCTCCGCCGTAGGCGAGCCGGAAGCCGGTCATCACCTCGTCGAAGATGAGAAGGACGCCGTGCTTCGCGGTCAGCTCGCGGACCCCCGCCAGATAGCCGGGGGCCGGCGGCACGCACCCCATGTTCCCCGCGACGGGCTCGAGGATCACCGCGGCGATCGAATTTCCGTGGGCCGCCAGCGCGGCGGAGAGCGCGTGAAGGTCGTTGTACGGGGCGGTCCGCGTCTCGGCGGCCACGGCGGCGGAAACCCCGGGGCTCCCGGGGATGCCGAGCGTCAGCACCCCCGATCCGGCCTTCACGAGCAGCGAGTCGACGTGGCCGTGGTAGCACCCTTCCATCTTCAGGATCGCGTCGCGTCGCGTCACCGCGCGGGCGAGGCGCAGCGCGCTCATCGTCGCCTCGGTCCCCGAGTTGACCATGCGCACGCGCTCGACCGACGGGAAGGCGCCACAGACCAGGGTCGCGAGCTCGATCTCTGCGGGGGTCGGCGCGCCGAAGGAGACGCCGGAGGCGGCCGTCTGGGCCAGCGCCTTTACGACGCGGCCGTGCGCGTGGCCGAGGATGAGCGGCCCCCACGAGCCGACGTAGTCGATGTAGTCGTTCCCGTCGGCGTCGAAGACGTGCGAGCCCCGGGCGCGGATGATGAACAGCGGGTCGCCGCCGACGCCCCGGAAGGCGCGGACGGGGGAGTTCACGCCCCCCGGGATGACGCGGCGGGCGCGCTCGAAGAGGCGGCGCGAGGTCTCGACCGATCGGGGGGGGGCGGATCCGGACACGGCGTCAGCCTCGCGCGGGGCGCGCGAGGAGCCGGGCCGCCTCGCGCGCGAAGTACGTCAGAATCAGATCGGCGCCGGCGCGCTTGATCGACGTGAGGGTCTCGAGGATCGCGCGCTCGCGCTCGATCCAGCCGCGCTCGGCGGCCGCGAGGAGCATCGAGTACTCGCCGCTGACGTTGTAGGCGGCGACGGGGACATCCACGCGCTCGCGCACCCGGCGGATGATGTCGAGGTAGGGGAGGGCCGGCTTCACCATGACCATGTCGGCCCCCTCGGCGAGATCGAGGTCCACCTCGCGGAGGGCCTCGCGGGCGTTGGCCGGGTCCATCTGGTAGCCGCGCCGGTCGCCGAACTTCGGCGCCGACTCGGCCGCCTCGCGGAAGGGGCCGTAGAAGGCGGAGGCGTACTTCGCGGCGTACGAGAGGATCGCGATCTCCTGGTGCCCCGCCTCGTCGAGCGCGCCGCGGATCGCCGCGACGCGGCCGTCCATCATGTCGGAGGGGGCGACGACGTCGGCCCCCGCGCGCGCGAAGGAGACGGCCGAGCGCGCGAGGAGATCGAGCGTCGGGTCGTTCGCGACCTCGTTCGACTCGATGACGCCGCAATGGCCGTGGTCGGTGTACTCGCAGAGGCAGACGTCGGCGATGAGGAGCACGCCGGGGGCCTTCTCCTTCAGCTCGGCCAGAGCGCGCTGGACGATGCCGCGGGAGTCATAGGCCCCGGTGCCGCGCGCGTCCTTCGACGCCGGGATGCCGAAGAGGATGACGCTGACCACCCCTTCCTCGCGCGCCGCCTTCACCTCGTCCACGAGCGTGTCGATGGAGTGCTGGTGCACCCCGGGCATTGCGGCGATCTCGCGCCTTATCCCCTTCCCCTCGCAGACGAAGAGCGGGTAGATGAAGTCGGTCGGGGCGAGCTCGGTCTCCCGCACCATCGATCGCAGCAGGGCGGTGCGGCGGAGCCGTCGCGGTCTTTCCGTCGGGAAGGACATTTTATTCCTCGTGCTCGCCCTCGTCCCCCTGGAAGAAGAAGAAGCGCGCGCACTGGGAGGAGCAGAAGTACCGGCCGCTCACGTGATGTCGGCAGTCGTCGCAGACTTCCTTGTTGCAGATGGGGCACTTGGTGAGGCGGACCTTCTCGTCGGACTTCGAGCACTTGGAGCAGTTCACGGCGGGGCCCCCTTTTCGCGCGGAGTATAACACCCGACCCCGGAGTGTCCGTCGGAGCCGGCCACGCCACTTCTTGACTCCGATCCACCCCCTCCCTATCCTGCCGCCTCCGGTCAAAACACGATGGCGGCGTAGCTCAGCTGGTTAGAGCACGCGGCTCATATCCGCGGGGTCGGAGGTTCGAGTCCTCCCGCCGCTACCATCGATCTCCACCCGGCGCACTCACCATGCCGCATGCTCAAGGCCCCCGGCGCCCCCACGACCCCGTGGCGGAGGCCTTTCGCCGCGCGATCGACAGGCACCGGATGATCTCCCCGGGAGCCTCCGTCCTCGCCGCGGTGTCGGGAGGCGGCGACTCCGTCCTGATGCTGCGGCTGCTGGTGCAGCACCGCGCCGCCTGCCCCTTCGAGCTCCGCGTCGCGCACCTGAACCACGCCCTCCGCGGCGCCGAGAGCGACGCCGACGAGGCCTTCGTGCGCGATCTCGCGGCGCGCCACGGGCTCGCCTTCACGAGCGCGCGGGCGGACCTGACGCGAGCCCCCGGTCGCCGCGGCCTCGCGGGGATGTCGCCGGCGACGGCGGACGGGTTCATCCGGCCGCTCATCGGAGTGCGCCGCGCCGCGGTGCGGGCGTACCTCTCGGCGTGCGGCGAGGCGTATCGCGACGACGCGACGAACGAGGACGTCACGAGGACGAGGAACCGGATCCGGCTCCGGCTGGCGCCGATCCTGGAGGCGGAGTTCGAAGGCGCGATCGAGAGGCTGGCGGCGGAGGCGGAGCTGCTCGCCCCCGAAGAGGCGTTCCTCGACGAGGCGGCGGCGACGCTTCTCGCCGGCGCGGCATCCACCATCCCGCCGCGTGTGGGCGAGGCGCCGATCGCCCTGGCGCGCCGGGCCGTTCGGCTCGCGGCCGAGGCCTCCGGCAACGCCTCGCGGCGCCTCGAGCGGGACCACGTCGACGCGATCCTCGACCTGCTCCGCCGGGCGGCGGCCGGCCAGGGGATCGATCTCCCCGGGGGCGCCCGGGCCGAGAAGGGCCCCGCGGGCGTGGTGATCCGGGAGCCGGGGGAACGGAGTGGATAACCGGACGACCCTGCCTATAATAAGGACGCCGACACTCAGGCCGAAAGGACGAACTTGAACGCGAGCCTCAGGGCGATCACATTCTGGGTCCTGGCGATACTTGCCGTCTTCTTTCTCTACCAGTTCTTCAAGACCCAGAGCCACCAGCAGATCGAGCTGACCTACTCGGACTTCATGAAGAAGGCCCAGGAAGGTCAGATCGCCTCCGTCACCATCTCGGGCGGCGAGAGCGGCTACGAGATCGAGGGGGAGTACAAGAACGCGAGCGAGGACAAGAAGTACCTCCGCTCCTTCGCCCTCCCCGACGACAAGCTCCTCTCGACCCTCCAGTCCAACGGCGTCCAGGTCACGGTGAGGAAGCCCAAGGACAGCCCCTACCTCCTCACGCTCATCTCGTGGGCGCCGATGCTCCTCATCATCGGCATCTGGATCTTCTTCATGCGCCAGATGCAGTCGGGCGGGAACAAGGCGCTCTCGTTCGGCAAATCGAAGGCGAAGCTCCAGTCGAGCCAGGGTAAGAAGGTGACGTTCAAGGACGTCGCCGGCGTCGACGAGGCGAAGGACGAGCTGCAGGAGGTCATCGAGTTCCTGAAGGAGCCCCAGAAGTTCCAGAAGCTCGGCGGGCGCATCCCCAAGGGCGTTCTCCTTCTCGGGCCTCCGGGGACCGGGAAGACCCTCCTCGCGAAGGCGATCGCCGGCGAGGCCAACGTCCCCTTCTTCAGCATCTCCGGCTCCGACTTCGTCGAGATGTTCGTCGGCGTCGGCGCGAGCCGCGTGCGCGATCTCTTCGAGCAGGGGAAGAAGAACGCGCCGTGCATCGTCTTCATCGACGAGATCGACGCGGTCGGTCGCCATCGCGGCGCCGGCCTCGGCGGCGGCCACGACGAGCGCGAGCAGACGCTGAACCAGCTCCTCGTCGAGATGGACGGCTTCGAGTCCAACGAAGGCGTCATCCTCATCGCGGCGACGAACCGCCCCGACGTCCTCGACCCGGCGCTCCTGAGGCCCGGGCGCTTCGATCGACGCATCGTCGTCGATCGCCCCGACGTCCGCGGGCGCGAGGAGATCCTCAGGGTCCACACGCGCAAGATCCCGATGTCCGACGACGTCGAGGTGCCCATCCTCGCGCGCGGCACCCCCGGCTTCAGCGGGGCCGATCTGGCGAACCTCGTCAACGAGGCGGCCCTCGCGGCGGCGCGCGTCAACAAGAAGGCCGTCGCGATGGAGGACTTCGAGGCGGCGAAGGACAAGGTCCTCATGGGCGCGGAGCGGAAGAGCCTCATCATCTCCGACGCCGAGAAGCGCAACACCGCCTACCACGAGGCGGGGCACGCGCTCGTCGCGGTCTTCCACCCCCATGCCGACCCGCTCCACAAGGTGACGATCATCCCCCGGGGGATGGCGCTCGGCCTGACGACGCAGCTTCCCGCGGACGATCGGCACACCCTCTCGCGCGAGTTCCTCGAAGGGCGCATCGCGGTCGCCATGGGCGGCCGGCTCGCCGAGGAGATCTTCCTCAGCACGCGCACGACCGGCGCCGGCAACGACATCGAGCACGCCACCGAGCTGGCGCGGAAGATGGTCTGCGAGTGGGGGATGAGCGAGAACCTGGGCCCCCTGACCTTCGGCAAGAAGGACGAGGCGATCTTCCTGGGCAGAGAGCTCACGCAGCACAAGGACTACTCCGAGTCGACCGCCATCCTGATCGACCGCGAGGTGAAGCGGATCATCACCGAAGCGTACGAGACGGCGCGCAAGATCATTCTCGAGCAGCGCGAGGTGCTCGAGCGCATCGCGATCGCGCTGCTCGAGCGCGAAGTCCTCGAGGCCGAGGAGATCGCGGCCCTCACGCGCGGCGACGAGCTGCCGCCGATGAAGCGCGCCAACGTGATGCCGGTCGCCGAGAAGCCGGCCGCGAAGGCCGCCGAGGACAAGTCGCGCCGCCCCGCCAAGGAGTCGGCGGGCCCGCCTCTTCCAGAGCCGCTCAAGACCTGACACACCGCCTCGTGAAAAAAACGCGGGCCCCCCTCACACTCGTCTTCTCGGTTCCCCCTCCGGGCCACGGCGGGTCGCTCTCCCCGGCCCCGGGCGCCTCCGATCTGAAGTCGCATCTCGGCCTCCGGCCCCTGGCGCTCAGCGAGTCGAGCCGCGAGGCCGCGCGCTTCATGCTCACGATCCTCGCGGACGACGACGTCCTCCTCGCGCGCGTCGCGCAGCTCGGCGCGCGGTGCGGGCTCAAGACCACGCCGGGGGCCATCACTCCGCTCCAGGGCGCCTCGTCGGATCGGCTCACGATGGGGACGCTCGCGGCGGGGCCGCGCGCGGGATTCGAGAAGATGTTCGAGGTCCTCGCCGCGTCGGGGGTCCCCGAGGAGGGCGACCTCGCGCGCCGCGGCGACGCCGCGATGATGGAGTTCTCGGCGCCGCGGGAGATCGTCTGCGGGAAGGTGACGCTCCGGGCCGCATCGCTCGCCGCAGGGGGACGCCCCCTCGTCATGGGGATCCTGAACGTCACCCCCGACTCGTTCTCCGACGGCGGGCGCTACGCCACAACCGAGGCCGCCGTCGCGCGCGGCGTCGAGCTGGTGGAGCAGGGAGCCGACATCCTCGACGTGGGCGGGGAGTCGACGCGGCCGGGCTCGGCCCGCGTCGACGCCGCGACCGAGATCGCCCGCGCCGTTCCGGTGGTCGAGGCGCTCGCCGTGCGCGTGAAGGCGCCGATCTCGATCGACACGACGAAGGCTCTCGTCGCGCGCCGGGCCGCCTCGGCCGGGGCGACGATCGTGAACGACGTCTCCGGCCTCGCGATGGACCCCGAGATGGCCGGGGCCGTCGCGGACCTCGGGCTCCCCGTGATCCTGAACCACCTGCGCGGCGTTCCCGAGACGATGCAGGCCCTCGCCGACTACCAGCACGTCGTGCTGCAGGTGCTCCTGGAGCTGGCGGCGCGGTGCCGCGCCGCGAAGGAGGCCGGCATCGCCGCATCGAAGATCGTCGTTGACCCCGGCTTCGGATTCGGGAAGCGCCCGGCGGACAACTACACCCTCCTGCGCCACCTCGGTGTCTTCCGCGCCCTCGGCGCCCCGATCCTCGCCGGCGTCTCGCGCAAGTCCTTCCTCGGCGCCGCGACGGGGCGCGCCGTCGCCGATCGCGCCGCCGCCACGCTCGCCGCCGAGGTGATCGCCGCTTCCGCAGGGGCGGAGATCCTCAGGACGCATCAGCCGCGCGAGACGATCGACGCGCTGCATGTCGCGCGCGCCGCCTTCGGCCATCTTCCGGGTGACACCCTCCCGTAAGTCATTGAAGCGTCTGGACAACGGGTGCTACATTGAACTTCGATGAGCGCGCCCCGCGAGTGAAGGAGTCGACCCCGTGACCCTCCGCGACGTGATGGAGACGATCAAGGGAGCCTTCGAGGGCTTCCGGGCCAGCCCGTTCGGCTGGGCGATCGAGCTCCTCGACATCCTCATCCTCGCCTACTTCTTCTACCAGCTCGCGCTCCTCATCAAGGGGACGCGCGCGGTCCAGATGATGATCGGCGCCGTCTTCGTCCTGGGATCGTACTGGCTCTCGGGGGTTCTTCAGTTCGTCACGGTGCACCGGTTCCTCGGCTACCTCCTCTACTGGATCCCGTTCGCGCTCATCGTGATCTTCCAGAACACCATCCGCCGGGTGCTGACGCTTTTCGGCCACAATCCGTTCTCGCAGCGCGCGCGCGCCGGCCGCCTCGAGGCCCCCATCAGCGAGATCGTCCTTGCCGTGACGGCGCTCGCCGAAAAGCGCATCGGCGGCCTCATCGTCATCGAGCGCGAGCAGGGGCTCCGGAACTTCACCGAGACGGGGATCGAGATCGACGCCGTGGTGTCGAAGGACCTGATCGTCGCGCTCTTCAATCCCGGCTCGCCGACGCACGACGGGGCCATCGTCATCCAGGAGGGGCGCATCCGCGCGGCGTCGTGTTTCCTGCCGCTCACGGTGAACCCGCAGCTCAGCAAGGCGTTCGGGTCCCGCCACCGCGCGGCCATCGGCCTCACCGAGGAGACCGACGCGATCTGCCTCGCCGCCTCCGAGGAGCGCGGGTGCGTCTCCGCGGCCTTCGAGGGACGGATCATCGAGTCGATGACGCCCGGAGCGCTCCGCGATTTCCTCTTCGAGCACCTCGGCGTGGGCGCGCCGCCGCACGAGTCGGGGCCGGCGATGACGCACGCCGCGCGGCGGGCCGGGCCGTGAGATTCTTCCGCGAGAACCTCGCGCTCAAGGTGGCGTCGCTCGCCCTGGCCATCGGCGTCTGGTTCGTCGTCCGGGGCGAGGATCGCCCGGTGCAGATCGTCTCCGTTCCGCTGGAGATCCGAAACCTTCCCGACGATCTCGCCATCGCCGGCGACGTCATCGACAGCGTCAACGTCCGCGTCAAGGCCCCCGAGGTCGTGCTCAACACGATGAAGCCCGATCGGATCACCGCGCGCCTCGACCTCGCGTCGCTTCAGAGCGGAGATCACATGGTGCGCCTGCGCCCCGAGGAGGTGCGGGTGCCGCCGGGAGCCGACGTCGTCAAGATCAGCCCCGAGTACGTGGCCGTGCGCCTCGAGCGCCGGCTCACGCGCGAGCTTCCCGTCACGCCGCGCCTCATCGGAGAGCCGGCGGAGGGTTACGTGATCGGCTCGGCGATCGTGAAGCCCGATCACGTGCGGGTCTCGGGGCCCGAGAGCGCGATGCGGCTCGCGAAGGAGGTTCTCACCGACGTCGTGCGCGTCGACGGGCGCGCGACGCCGGTCGAGATGATGGTCAACCTCTTCCCCGATCGCACGGGTGTCCGCGTCGTGGAAGGGGAGCTTGCCACCCTCACGGCCGACATTCACGAGCAGCAGGTTCTGAAGGTGTTCGAGGGGGTCCCCGTGCGTGCGGAGGGGACGACGGCGGTGGTGCGCCTCGACCCGGCGACCGTCGACGTCACGCTCGAGGGGACGCCCGGCGCCTTCGCGGGCGTCGAAAGGGGAGATCTCTCGGTCTTCGTGGATCTGACCCGGCTCGCCCTCAAGCCCGGCGCGTACCACCTCAAGCCGCGCGTCGTCTTCCGCGACGTCTCCCTCGCCTCGCGCGTCACCGTGAAGCGGACGAGCGCCGAGGAGATCGCGGTGCGAGTCCTCGGCTCGGGCGCGGCGCGTTGAAGACGAAGCGCCTCTTCGGGACCGACGGCATCCGGGCCCCCTCGGGGACCTTCCCGCTGGATCCGGCGACGATCGCCCGGGTCGGGGCGGCCCTCGTGCGGACCCTCGCGGGCGCCGATCCGGCCGGCGGAGCGATCCGGATCCTGATCGGGCGCGACACGCGCGAGTCGGGGGAGTGGATCGAGGAGACGCTCGCGCGCGCGATCGAGGGGGCCTCAGGGGTGGCGGCCGCGGCCGGCGTGGTGACGACGGCCGGGGTGGCCTGCCTGACGAGATCGTCGGGGTTCGACGCCGGCATCGTGATCTCGGCGAGCCACAATCCCTGGGCCGACAACGGCATCAAGATCTTCTCGCGCGACGGTTACAAGCTTCCCGACGCCGACGAGGCCCGGATCGAGGGGCTCGTCCTCGACGAACCGATCGACGTCGCCTCCCCCGCCCCGGCGAAGGGGCCGCGGGCGAAGGCGCCCGGCCTGCGGGATGAATACGAGCGCCATCTCGTCTCGGCCGCGGGGGGACGTCGCCTCGACGGGATGAGGATCGCGCTCGACTGCGCGAACGGCGCGTCGCACGAGACGGCGCCGAACGTCTTCACCGCGCTCGGCGCCGCGGTCACGCTGATCGGGGCCGCCCCCGACGGGCGCAACATCAACAGCGACTGCGGGTCTCTCCACCCGGCGCGCCTCCGCGACGCCGTCCTCAAGGGAGGCGCGGATCTCGGGTGCGCCTTCGACGGCGACGCCGATCGGTGCGTCCTCGTGGACGAGAAGGGGCGGATCTGCGACGGCGACTTCATCCTCTCCCGCGCCGCGCTCGCGCTCCAGGCCGAGGGAAAGCTGGCGGGGAATCTCGTCGTCGCGACCGTCATGAGCAATCTCTGGCTCGAGAGGGCGCTGAAAGCGGCCGGGATCCGGATGCTCCGCGCCCCGGTCGGCGACAAGTACGTTCTCGAGGAGATGCTGCGCACCGGGGCGAGGCTCGGCGGCGAGCAGTCCGGCCACGTGATCTTCCTCGATCACGCGACGACCGGAGATGGGATACTGACCGCGCTCACGCTCGCCGCGATCGTGCGGTCGGCCGGAGTGAGGCTCTCGGCCTGGTTCGACGAGATCCGGCCGTGCCCCCAGATACTCGTCAACGTGCGGGTGTCGACGCGCCCCGATCTCGAGAAGCATCCCGTGATCGGAGCGCGCGCTCGCGAGGTGCGGACGAAGCTCGGGGATTCCGGCAGGCTGCTCCTGAGGTACTCGGGGACGGAGCCGCTCGCGCGCGTCATGATCGAGGCCGAAGACCCCGATCAGGTCCGCTCCCTCGCGCGGGAGATGGCCGACGCGATCGAGCGCGAGATAGGGGAGAGATGACACGATGCCGAAGCTCGCGGTAAGCCTCGATCAGATCGCGGCGCTCCGGGAGTCGCGCCGCGGCGCGACCCCCGATCCGGTCGCCGCGGCGTTCGTCGCCGAGATGGCGGGGGCCGACGCGATCCTCGTCCACCTTCGCTCCGATCGCCGCCACATCCAGGAGCGGGACGTCGAGATCCTGCGGCGCACGGTCACGGCGCCCATGCACCTCGTGACCGCCGCGACCTCCGAGGCGACGCGCGCGACCGCGACCGTCAAGCCCGACAGCGTCACGCTCATCCCCGAGCGGCGCGAGGAGGTGACGACAGAGGGTGGGCTCGACATCCTCCTCAACGCCGGGCTGATCGATCGCCTGGTCACCACCATCCGCGAGTCCGAGTTCGCCGTGGCGCTTCTCGTGGAGCCCGACCTCGATCAGATCCGCGCCGCCGCGAAGATCTCGGCCGACGGCGTCATGATCAACACGCGCCACTTCGCGGAGGCGGAGGCGTCGGCTGCGGCTGAGCGCGAGCTGCTCCGCCTTCAGGAGGCGGTGCGGGGCGCGAGCCGCCTGAAGCTCCGCGTCTCCGTCGGACTCGGCCTCACGTACGCCGCCGCCGAGGCCGTCGCGCGCATCCCCGAGGTCGCCGAGATCCGCGTCGGTCACGCCATCGTCGCGCGCGCCTGCCTCGTCGGCCTGGACCGCGCCGTGCGCGAGATGAAGGAGATCGTCGCTTCCTAGGCCGCCTCTCAGCGGATCAGCGACAGCTCGCGGGCCTCCTCGCGCTTCACCGCGTACCCCGGCGCGCTCGCGGCCTCCGCCGGCATCGGGAAGGCCACCATCGTGCGCCGCGCGATCGGCGGCCGGTTGATGAAGAGCACGTACCCCGCCCCGATCAGACCGAAGATCAGGCTCGCGGCCCCGGAAGACTGACGGAACTCGAGATCGACGAAGTGGTCCGCCACGAGCGAGGCGAGCGCGCCGGTGATCGGCTGCTGCGTCTCGCGGCTGATTCCGAGCAGGAAGAAGACGTAGTCGCCGGCGAGCACCGACAGCGGCGTGAGCGCCACCGTCAGGATGCGGCCGTAGAGGTTGATCTTCCCCATCCCGCGGTTCACGGCCCACGCGACCGCGAGGCCCATCAGGATGGCGGCGAAGAGGAAGATGCGCTCGAGCCCGTACGCGACGCCGCCCCACGCGAGGGCCATACACGCCGCGGTGGCGACGCCCGCGATCGTCCCCATCCCGGGGTTCGAGGGGAGCGCGGCGTAGTCGTCGATGCGACGGCGATCCTCCTCGCCCATCCTCTCCCGGC encodes:
- a CDS encoding ATP-dependent metallopeptidase FtsH/Yme1/Tma family protein — translated: MNASLRAITFWVLAILAVFFLYQFFKTQSHQQIELTYSDFMKKAQEGQIASVTISGGESGYEIEGEYKNASEDKKYLRSFALPDDKLLSTLQSNGVQVTVRKPKDSPYLLTLISWAPMLLIIGIWIFFMRQMQSGGNKALSFGKSKAKLQSSQGKKVTFKDVAGVDEAKDELQEVIEFLKEPQKFQKLGGRIPKGVLLLGPPGTGKTLLAKAIAGEANVPFFSISGSDFVEMFVGVGASRVRDLFEQGKKNAPCIVFIDEIDAVGRHRGAGLGGGHDEREQTLNQLLVEMDGFESNEGVILIAATNRPDVLDPALLRPGRFDRRIVVDRPDVRGREEILRVHTRKIPMSDDVEVPILARGTPGFSGADLANLVNEAALAAARVNKKAVAMEDFEAAKDKVLMGAERKSLIISDAEKRNTAYHEAGHALVAVFHPHADPLHKVTIIPRGMALGLTTQLPADDRHTLSREFLEGRIAVAMGGRLAEEIFLSTRTTGAGNDIEHATELARKMVCEWGMSENLGPLTFGKKDEAIFLGRELTQHKDYSESTAILIDREVKRIITEAYETARKIILEQREVLERIAIALLEREVLEAEEIAALTRGDELPPMKRANVMPVAEKPAAKAAEDKSRRPAKESAGPPLPEPLKT
- the folP gene encoding dihydropteroate synthase, which translates into the protein MEFSAPREIVCGKVTLRAASLAAGGRPLVMGILNVTPDSFSDGGRYATTEAAVARGVELVEQGADILDVGGESTRPGSARVDAATEIARAVPVVEALAVRVKAPISIDTTKALVARRAASAGATIVNDVSGLAMDPEMAGAVADLGLPVILNHLRGVPETMQALADYQHVVLQVLLELAARCRAAKEAGIAASKIVVDPGFGFGKRPADNYTLLRHLGVFRALGAPILAGVSRKSFLGAATGRAVADRAAATLAAEVIAASAGAEILRTHQPRETIDALHVARAAFGHLPGDTLP
- a CDS encoding TIGR00159 family protein, which codes for MTLRDVMETIKGAFEGFRASPFGWAIELLDILILAYFFYQLALLIKGTRAVQMMIGAVFVLGSYWLSGVLQFVTVHRFLGYLLYWIPFALIVIFQNTIRRVLTLFGHNPFSQRARAGRLEAPISEIVLAVTALAEKRIGGLIVIEREQGLRNFTETGIEIDAVVSKDLIVALFNPGSPTHDGAIVIQEGRIRAASCFLPLTVNPQLSKAFGSRHRAAIGLTEETDAICLAASEERGCVSAAFEGRIIESMTPGALRDFLFEHLGVGAPPHESGPAMTHAARRAGP
- the glmM gene encoding phosphoglucosamine mutase; this encodes MKTKRLFGTDGIRAPSGTFPLDPATIARVGAALVRTLAGADPAGGAIRILIGRDTRESGEWIEETLARAIEGASGVAAAAGVVTTAGVACLTRSSGFDAGIVISASHNPWADNGIKIFSRDGYKLPDADEARIEGLVLDEPIDVASPAPAKGPRAKAPGLRDEYERHLVSAAGGRRLDGMRIALDCANGASHETAPNVFTALGAAVTLIGAAPDGRNINSDCGSLHPARLRDAVLKGGADLGCAFDGDADRCVLVDEKGRICDGDFILSRAALALQAEGKLAGNLVVATVMSNLWLERALKAAGIRMLRAPVGDKYVLEEMLRTGARLGGEQSGHVIFLDHATTGDGILTALTLAAIVRSAGVRLSAWFDEIRPCPQILVNVRVSTRPDLEKHPVIGARAREVRTKLGDSGRLLLRYSGTEPLARVMIEAEDPDQVRSLAREMADAIEREIGER
- a CDS encoding pyridoxine 5'-phosphate synthase, with amino-acid sequence MPKLAVSLDQIAALRESRRGATPDPVAAAFVAEMAGADAILVHLRSDRRHIQERDVEILRRTVTAPMHLVTAATSEATRATATVKPDSVTLIPERREEVTTEGGLDILLNAGLIDRLVTTIRESEFAVALLVEPDLDQIRAAAKISADGVMINTRHFAEAEASAAAERELLRLQEAVRGASRLKLRVSVGLGLTYAAAEAVARIPEVAEIRVGHAIVARACLVGLDRAVREMKEIVAS